A window of the Juglans microcarpa x Juglans regia isolate MS1-56 chromosome 5D, Jm3101_v1.0, whole genome shotgun sequence genome harbors these coding sequences:
- the LOC121265283 gene encoding protein SCAR1 isoform X3 yields the protein MDSYEECRDPPRLHLLDKFDTGGLGSCLKRYSDPTFFKKASATSDEATTERIQIDKKARRSKKKRSSQGNGKLLRDSSISNRSSRLRFGSPTGNGQNSLQTASVVDMTTNSDLGDCSYSFDSRNGQQFKSHGRTSHSHTASTVDMTLKSDPGDHSNSFDSRTGSGYIECVFCPSSSMQPEQPESPSSRLMQHNDTLDSVFPDEQTKAVDDNFAHSSLQEQIASGSSCVTWDEKAEIVEPSDQQSDRDEAPEMLSTKSDTDTHGEIVVSLTNIDQMDSLFDHENSLESISSDNQIDDIESEPDDYMDALNTIESESENDLDFQTKREVEQYASKINDEVINEIHQLPVNSSDHKRSELESDTASCISSNEGMPSNIPNSVSPESVVLERIPQISSNLDCPVHDDFDGSSDTLDGSNLESVVNNSLSSASQISDFKDLSTDKIFSSFCKSQETPADFSGVHSITFWTNGGLLGLEPSKPPDYAMSNAVGQDLANRSKDETICPSAHGFMLKGDEHEGKQDMLDEKAGDIEKHPSFVSSTSWQDDQEDGVSTKKTTGRLSPSDTDAKCENVSVMAPKTAVQSISAESNQENDENSSLVFGLSRRLLANGLYKKVSHLHDENTEPASSMNAGELEQFSGQHRVVNETIPETTFEEQLGHCSSVYSLTSSPPLEHMKISFHPLNGLETSKLKLKFPDRNQGFEGMRDIFQSFQLVPEPDIPMNDFGFESDDDTFCRSSPYISDDCHSLHSESNSERWESGETPKCKDLELYDSFCGISSTESVYSSLELGGATNNGIHIDGGIRSAKMGNDVEPSLSGGSLLDLPNFDTVNPMLQQVTDEGSNLLKLECSGQPTPQLPPLPPVQWRVSKPHLDEIEGKQDDVSEALTHASDPKYIGSSVSQQPKPSPEKQQQTIKEAVAIEQLGKQQDQQKFNEQKEANQATNVKEMDEREDFLHQIRSKSFSLRRTMTPKPTHTPGPATNVKVTAILEKANAIRQAVGSDDGDDDDDTWSDA from the exons ATGGATTCCTATGAAGAATGCCGCGATCCTCCACGCTTGCACCTGCTTGACAA ATTTGATACTGGTGGTCTGGGATCTTGTTTAAAGAGATATTCAGATCCAACCTTCTTTAAAAAAGCATCAGCTACCTCTGATGAAGCGACTACTGAAAGAATTCAAATCGATAAGAAGGCTCGTAGAAGCAAG AAAAAAAGGTCATCACAGGGGAATGGAAAACTATTGCGTGATTCATCAATATCCAATCGCAGTAGCAG ATTGCGGTTTGGTTCTCCTACTGGCAATGGACAAAATTCTTTGCAAACTGCCTCCGTTGTAGATATGACGACAAACTCTGACCTAGGAGACTGCTCATATTCTTTTGATTCAAGAAATGGTCAGCAGTTTAAATCTCATGGCCGGACATCTCATTCACATACAGCATCCACAGTTGACATGACGCTGAAATCTGATCCTGGAGATCATTCAAATTCTTTTGATTCAAGAACGGGCTCAGGATATATTGAGTGTGTTTTCTGTCCAAGTTCTTCCATGCAACCTGAACAGCCAGAATCGCCCTCTTCTCGGTTGATGCAGCATAATGATACCCTTGATTCAGTTTTTCCTGACGAACAAACCAAGGCTGTGGATGATAACTTTGCACACAGTTCATTACAAGAGCAAATTGCCTCCGGTTCTTCTTGTGTTACCTGGGATGAAAAGGCAGAGATAGTGGAGCCTAGTGATCAGCAGAGTGATAGAGATGAAGCTCCAGAGATGCTCTCAACAAAGTCTGACACAGATACACATGGAGAGATAGTGGTTAGCCTTACAAATATTGATCAAATGGATAGCCTGTTTGATCATGAAAACAGTCTTGAGTCAATCTCCAGCGATAATCAGATTGATGACATCGAAAGTGAACCAGATGATTACATGGATGCACTCAACACCATTGAATCAGAATCTGAAAATGATCTCgactttcaaacaaaaagagaagttgagCAGTATGCCTCCAAGATCAATGATGAAGTAATAAATGAAATCCACCAGCTTCCTGTGAATAGTTCAGACCATAAACGTTCGGAGTTAGAATCTGATACTGCTTCCTGCATTTCCTCAAATGAAGGAATGCCATCAAATATACCCAACTCAGTTTCCCCAGAGAGTGTTGTGCTTGAACGGATACCTCAGATCTCTTCTAATTTAGACTGTCCAGTACACGATGATTTCGATGGAAGCTCCGATACTCTTGATGGTTCCAATTTGGAATCTGTTGTTAATAATTCATTATCCTCAGCCTCCCAAATTTCCGATTTCAAGGATCTATCGACGGATAAGATCTTTAGCAGTTTTTGCAAGTCTCAAGAAACTCCTGCTGACTTTTCTGGTGTTCATTCAATTACATTCTGGACTAATGGTGGCCTTTTAGGACTTGAGCCATCAAAACCTCCTGATTATGCCATGTCAAATGCTGTGGGTCAGGATTTAGCTAACAGAAGTAAAGATGAGACAATTTGCCCTTCAGCACATGGGTTTATGCTAAAAGGTGATGAGCATGAAGGGAAGCAAGATATGTTGGATGAGAAAGCTGGAGACATTGAAAAGCATCCAAGTTTTGTATCCTCCACTTCATGGCAAGACGATCAAGAAGATGGTGTCTCAACTAAGAAGACAACTGGGCGACTTTCACCATCTGATACAGATGCCAAATGTGAAAATGTCAGTGTAATGGCACCTAAAACTGCGGTGCAATCCATATCTGCTGAATCCAATCAGGAGAATGATGAAAACTCATCTCTGGTGTTTGGACTCAGCCGAAGGTTACTAGCAAATGGTTTGTATAAAAAAGTTTCACATCTCCATGATGAGAATACAGAACCTGCTAGTTCTATGAACGCCGGTGAATTGGAGCAATTTAGTGGGCAACATAGGGTTGTGAATGAAACAATTCCTGAGACAACTTTTGAAGAGCAGCTTGGACATTGCTCTTCCGTATATTCACTTACTTCTTCGCCGCCACTAGAACATATGAAAATATCTTTCCATCCTCTAAATGGCTTAGAGACTTCCAAACTGAAACTAAAATTTCCTGACAGAAATCAAGGTTTTGAAGGCATGAGAGACATATTTCAATCATTCCAGTTGGTCCCTGAGCCTGATATTCCTATGAATGACTTTGGTTTTGAGTCTGATGATGACACATTTTGTAGATCATCTCCTTATATTTCAGACGATTGCCACAGCCTTCACTCCGAGTCAAATTCGGAGCGGTGGGAATCTGGTGAAACCCCCAAATGCAAGGATCTTGAACTATATGATTCCTTTTGTGGAATCTCATCAACTGAATCTGTATATAGCTCTCTGGAGCTTGGGGGAGCGACCAATAATGGCATCCACATTGATGGTGGAATTAGAAGTGCAAAAATGGGGAATGACGTTGAACCTTCTTTGTCTGGTGGTTCTCTACTTGATCTTCCCAACTTTGATACTGTGAACCCTATGCTTCAGCAAGTAACGGATGAAGGTTCTAATCTCCTCAAGTTGGAATGTTCTGGACAGCCTACCCCTCAACTGCCACCTCTCCCTCCGGTGCAATGGCGGGTATCAAAACCCCATTTGGATGAAATAGAAGGCAAACAAGATGATGTATCTGAAGCCCTTACACATGCATCTGATCCGAAATATATTGGATCTTCTGTGTCTCAGCAGCCTAAGCCATCCCCTGAAAAGCAACAACAAACTATTAAGGAGGCTGTTGCTATAGAACAACTGGGCAAG cagCAAGACCAGCAGAAGTTCAATGAGCAGAAGGAAGCTAATCAAGCTACGAATGTCAAGGAGATGGATGAAAGAGAAGATTTTCTACATCAAATCAGGTCAAAA TCGTTTAGCTTGAGACGCACAATGACACCAAAGCCAACTCATACACCAGGACCCGCTACAAATGTCAAAGTTACTGCAATTTTGGAGAAAGCAAATGCTATTCGCCAG GCTGTTGGGAGTGATGATggggatgatgatgatgataccTGGAGTGATGCTTGA
- the LOC121265283 gene encoding protein SCAR3 isoform X1 → MPLARFEVRNEYGLGLPELYKHVDRDDPKAVLDATSVAGLVGILRQLGDLAEFAAEVFHGLQEQVMATASRSHKLKLRVQRIEVALPPLEKAVLSQTSHIHFAYTAGSEWHPRIRNEQNHFIYNDLPRFIMDSYEECRDPPRLHLLDKFDTGGLGSCLKRYSDPTFFKKASATSDEATTERIQIDKKARRSKKKRSSQGNGKLLRDSSISNRSSRLRFGSPTGNGQNSLQTASVVDMTTNSDLGDCSYSFDSRNGQQFKSHGRTSHSHTASTVDMTLKSDPGDHSNSFDSRTGSGYIECVFCPSSSMQPEQPESPSSRLMQHNDTLDSVFPDEQTKAVDDNFAHSSLQEQIASGSSCVTWDEKAEIVEPSDQQSDRDEAPEMLSTKSDTDTHGEIVVSLTNIDQMDSLFDHENSLESISSDNQIDDIESEPDDYMDALNTIESESENDLDFQTKREVEQYASKINDEVINEIHQLPVNSSDHKRSELESDTASCISSNEGMPSNIPNSVSPESVVLERIPQISSNLDCPVHDDFDGSSDTLDGSNLESVVNNSLSSASQISDFKDLSTDKIFSSFCKSQETPADFSGVHSITFWTNGGLLGLEPSKPPDYAMSNAVGQDLANRSKDETICPSAHGFMLKGDEHEGKQDMLDEKAGDIEKHPSFVSSTSWQDDQEDGVSTKKTTGRLSPSDTDAKCENVSVMAPKTAVQSISAESNQENDENSSLVFGLSRRLLANGLYKKVSHLHDENTEPASSMNAGELEQFSGQHRVVNETIPETTFEEQLGHCSSVYSLTSSPPLEHMKISFHPLNGLETSKLKLKFPDRNQGFEGMRDIFQSFQLVPEPDIPMNDFGFESDDDTFCRSSPYISDDCHSLHSESNSERWESGETPKCKDLELYDSFCGISSTESVYSSLELGGATNNGIHIDGGIRSAKMGNDVEPSLSGGSLLDLPNFDTVNPMLQQVTDEGSNLLKLECSGQPTPQLPPLPPVQWRVSKPHLDEIEGKQDDVSEALTHASDPKYIGSSVSQQPKPSPEKQQQTIKEAVAIEQLGKQQDQQKFNEQKEANQATNVKEMDEREDFLHQIRSKSFSLRRTMTPKPTHTPGPATNVKVTAILEKANAIRQAVGSDDGDDDDDTWSDA, encoded by the exons ATACTGCCG GTTCTGAATGGCATCCTCGTATTCGAAATGAACAAAATCACTTCATCTACAATGACTTGCCACGATTTATTATGGATTCCTATGAAGAATGCCGCGATCCTCCACGCTTGCACCTGCTTGACAA ATTTGATACTGGTGGTCTGGGATCTTGTTTAAAGAGATATTCAGATCCAACCTTCTTTAAAAAAGCATCAGCTACCTCTGATGAAGCGACTACTGAAAGAATTCAAATCGATAAGAAGGCTCGTAGAAGCAAG AAAAAAAGGTCATCACAGGGGAATGGAAAACTATTGCGTGATTCATCAATATCCAATCGCAGTAGCAG ATTGCGGTTTGGTTCTCCTACTGGCAATGGACAAAATTCTTTGCAAACTGCCTCCGTTGTAGATATGACGACAAACTCTGACCTAGGAGACTGCTCATATTCTTTTGATTCAAGAAATGGTCAGCAGTTTAAATCTCATGGCCGGACATCTCATTCACATACAGCATCCACAGTTGACATGACGCTGAAATCTGATCCTGGAGATCATTCAAATTCTTTTGATTCAAGAACGGGCTCAGGATATATTGAGTGTGTTTTCTGTCCAAGTTCTTCCATGCAACCTGAACAGCCAGAATCGCCCTCTTCTCGGTTGATGCAGCATAATGATACCCTTGATTCAGTTTTTCCTGACGAACAAACCAAGGCTGTGGATGATAACTTTGCACACAGTTCATTACAAGAGCAAATTGCCTCCGGTTCTTCTTGTGTTACCTGGGATGAAAAGGCAGAGATAGTGGAGCCTAGTGATCAGCAGAGTGATAGAGATGAAGCTCCAGAGATGCTCTCAACAAAGTCTGACACAGATACACATGGAGAGATAGTGGTTAGCCTTACAAATATTGATCAAATGGATAGCCTGTTTGATCATGAAAACAGTCTTGAGTCAATCTCCAGCGATAATCAGATTGATGACATCGAAAGTGAACCAGATGATTACATGGATGCACTCAACACCATTGAATCAGAATCTGAAAATGATCTCgactttcaaacaaaaagagaagttgagCAGTATGCCTCCAAGATCAATGATGAAGTAATAAATGAAATCCACCAGCTTCCTGTGAATAGTTCAGACCATAAACGTTCGGAGTTAGAATCTGATACTGCTTCCTGCATTTCCTCAAATGAAGGAATGCCATCAAATATACCCAACTCAGTTTCCCCAGAGAGTGTTGTGCTTGAACGGATACCTCAGATCTCTTCTAATTTAGACTGTCCAGTACACGATGATTTCGATGGAAGCTCCGATACTCTTGATGGTTCCAATTTGGAATCTGTTGTTAATAATTCATTATCCTCAGCCTCCCAAATTTCCGATTTCAAGGATCTATCGACGGATAAGATCTTTAGCAGTTTTTGCAAGTCTCAAGAAACTCCTGCTGACTTTTCTGGTGTTCATTCAATTACATTCTGGACTAATGGTGGCCTTTTAGGACTTGAGCCATCAAAACCTCCTGATTATGCCATGTCAAATGCTGTGGGTCAGGATTTAGCTAACAGAAGTAAAGATGAGACAATTTGCCCTTCAGCACATGGGTTTATGCTAAAAGGTGATGAGCATGAAGGGAAGCAAGATATGTTGGATGAGAAAGCTGGAGACATTGAAAAGCATCCAAGTTTTGTATCCTCCACTTCATGGCAAGACGATCAAGAAGATGGTGTCTCAACTAAGAAGACAACTGGGCGACTTTCACCATCTGATACAGATGCCAAATGTGAAAATGTCAGTGTAATGGCACCTAAAACTGCGGTGCAATCCATATCTGCTGAATCCAATCAGGAGAATGATGAAAACTCATCTCTGGTGTTTGGACTCAGCCGAAGGTTACTAGCAAATGGTTTGTATAAAAAAGTTTCACATCTCCATGATGAGAATACAGAACCTGCTAGTTCTATGAACGCCGGTGAATTGGAGCAATTTAGTGGGCAACATAGGGTTGTGAATGAAACAATTCCTGAGACAACTTTTGAAGAGCAGCTTGGACATTGCTCTTCCGTATATTCACTTACTTCTTCGCCGCCACTAGAACATATGAAAATATCTTTCCATCCTCTAAATGGCTTAGAGACTTCCAAACTGAAACTAAAATTTCCTGACAGAAATCAAGGTTTTGAAGGCATGAGAGACATATTTCAATCATTCCAGTTGGTCCCTGAGCCTGATATTCCTATGAATGACTTTGGTTTTGAGTCTGATGATGACACATTTTGTAGATCATCTCCTTATATTTCAGACGATTGCCACAGCCTTCACTCCGAGTCAAATTCGGAGCGGTGGGAATCTGGTGAAACCCCCAAATGCAAGGATCTTGAACTATATGATTCCTTTTGTGGAATCTCATCAACTGAATCTGTATATAGCTCTCTGGAGCTTGGGGGAGCGACCAATAATGGCATCCACATTGATGGTGGAATTAGAAGTGCAAAAATGGGGAATGACGTTGAACCTTCTTTGTCTGGTGGTTCTCTACTTGATCTTCCCAACTTTGATACTGTGAACCCTATGCTTCAGCAAGTAACGGATGAAGGTTCTAATCTCCTCAAGTTGGAATGTTCTGGACAGCCTACCCCTCAACTGCCACCTCTCCCTCCGGTGCAATGGCGGGTATCAAAACCCCATTTGGATGAAATAGAAGGCAAACAAGATGATGTATCTGAAGCCCTTACACATGCATCTGATCCGAAATATATTGGATCTTCTGTGTCTCAGCAGCCTAAGCCATCCCCTGAAAAGCAACAACAAACTATTAAGGAGGCTGTTGCTATAGAACAACTGGGCAAG cagCAAGACCAGCAGAAGTTCAATGAGCAGAAGGAAGCTAATCAAGCTACGAATGTCAAGGAGATGGATGAAAGAGAAGATTTTCTACATCAAATCAGGTCAAAA TCGTTTAGCTTGAGACGCACAATGACACCAAAGCCAACTCATACACCAGGACCCGCTACAAATGTCAAAGTTACTGCAATTTTGGAGAAAGCAAATGCTATTCGCCAG GCTGTTGGGAGTGATGATggggatgatgatgatgataccTGGAGTGATGCTTGA
- the LOC121265283 gene encoding protein SCAR3 isoform X2, with product MPLARFEVRNEYGLGLPELYKHVDRDDPKAVLDATSVAGLVGILRQLGDLAEFAAEVFHGLQEQVMATASRSHKLKLRVQRIEVALPPLEKAVLSQTSHIHFAYTAGSEWHPRIRNEQNHFIYNDLPRFIMDSYEECRDPPRLHLLDKFDTGGLGSCLKRYSDPTFFKKASATSDEATTERIQIDKKARRSKKKRSSQGNGKLLRDSSISNRSSRLRFGSPTGNGQNSLQTASVVDMTTNSDLGDCSYSFDSRNGQQFKSHGRTSHSHTASTVDMTLKSDPGDHSNSFDSRTGSGYIECVFCPSSSMQPEQPESPSSRLMQHNDTLDSVFPDEQTKAVDDNFAHSSLQEQIASGSSCVTWDEKAEIVEPSDQQSDRDEAPEMLSTKSDTDTHGEIVVSLTNIDQMDSLFDHENSLESISSDNQIDDIESEPDDYMDALNTIESESENDLDFQTKREVEQYASKINDEVINEIHQLPVNSSDHKRSELESDTASCISSNEGMPSNIPNSVSPESVVLERIPQISSNLDCPVHDDFDGSSDTLDGSNLESVVNNSLSSASQISDFKDLSTDKIFSSFCKSQETPADFSGVHSITFWTNGGLLGLEPSKPPDYAMSNAVGQDLANRSKDETICPSAHGFMLKGDEHEGKQDMLDEKAGDIEKHPSFVSSTSWQDDQEDGVSTKKTTGRLSPSDTDAKCENVSVMAPKTAVQSISAESNQENDENSSLVFGLSRRLLANGLYKKVSHLHDENTEPASSMNAGELEQFSGQHRVVNETIPETTFEEQLGHCSSVYSLTSSPPLEHMKISFHPLNGLETSKLKLKFPDRNQGFEGMRDIFQSFQLVPEPDIPMNDFGFESDDDTFCRSSPYISDDCHSLHSESNSERWESGETPKCKDLELYDSFCGISSTESVYSSLELGGATNNGIHIDGGIRSAKMGNDVEPSLSGGSLLDLPNFDTVNPMLQQVTDEGSNLLKLECSGQPTPQLPPLPPVQWRVSKPHLDEIEGKQDDVSEALTHASDPKYIGSSVSQQPKPSPEKQQQTIKEAVAIEQLGKQDQQKFNEQKEANQATNVKEMDEREDFLHQIRSKSFSLRRTMTPKPTHTPGPATNVKVTAILEKANAIRQAVGSDDGDDDDDTWSDA from the exons ATACTGCCG GTTCTGAATGGCATCCTCGTATTCGAAATGAACAAAATCACTTCATCTACAATGACTTGCCACGATTTATTATGGATTCCTATGAAGAATGCCGCGATCCTCCACGCTTGCACCTGCTTGACAA ATTTGATACTGGTGGTCTGGGATCTTGTTTAAAGAGATATTCAGATCCAACCTTCTTTAAAAAAGCATCAGCTACCTCTGATGAAGCGACTACTGAAAGAATTCAAATCGATAAGAAGGCTCGTAGAAGCAAG AAAAAAAGGTCATCACAGGGGAATGGAAAACTATTGCGTGATTCATCAATATCCAATCGCAGTAGCAG ATTGCGGTTTGGTTCTCCTACTGGCAATGGACAAAATTCTTTGCAAACTGCCTCCGTTGTAGATATGACGACAAACTCTGACCTAGGAGACTGCTCATATTCTTTTGATTCAAGAAATGGTCAGCAGTTTAAATCTCATGGCCGGACATCTCATTCACATACAGCATCCACAGTTGACATGACGCTGAAATCTGATCCTGGAGATCATTCAAATTCTTTTGATTCAAGAACGGGCTCAGGATATATTGAGTGTGTTTTCTGTCCAAGTTCTTCCATGCAACCTGAACAGCCAGAATCGCCCTCTTCTCGGTTGATGCAGCATAATGATACCCTTGATTCAGTTTTTCCTGACGAACAAACCAAGGCTGTGGATGATAACTTTGCACACAGTTCATTACAAGAGCAAATTGCCTCCGGTTCTTCTTGTGTTACCTGGGATGAAAAGGCAGAGATAGTGGAGCCTAGTGATCAGCAGAGTGATAGAGATGAAGCTCCAGAGATGCTCTCAACAAAGTCTGACACAGATACACATGGAGAGATAGTGGTTAGCCTTACAAATATTGATCAAATGGATAGCCTGTTTGATCATGAAAACAGTCTTGAGTCAATCTCCAGCGATAATCAGATTGATGACATCGAAAGTGAACCAGATGATTACATGGATGCACTCAACACCATTGAATCAGAATCTGAAAATGATCTCgactttcaaacaaaaagagaagttgagCAGTATGCCTCCAAGATCAATGATGAAGTAATAAATGAAATCCACCAGCTTCCTGTGAATAGTTCAGACCATAAACGTTCGGAGTTAGAATCTGATACTGCTTCCTGCATTTCCTCAAATGAAGGAATGCCATCAAATATACCCAACTCAGTTTCCCCAGAGAGTGTTGTGCTTGAACGGATACCTCAGATCTCTTCTAATTTAGACTGTCCAGTACACGATGATTTCGATGGAAGCTCCGATACTCTTGATGGTTCCAATTTGGAATCTGTTGTTAATAATTCATTATCCTCAGCCTCCCAAATTTCCGATTTCAAGGATCTATCGACGGATAAGATCTTTAGCAGTTTTTGCAAGTCTCAAGAAACTCCTGCTGACTTTTCTGGTGTTCATTCAATTACATTCTGGACTAATGGTGGCCTTTTAGGACTTGAGCCATCAAAACCTCCTGATTATGCCATGTCAAATGCTGTGGGTCAGGATTTAGCTAACAGAAGTAAAGATGAGACAATTTGCCCTTCAGCACATGGGTTTATGCTAAAAGGTGATGAGCATGAAGGGAAGCAAGATATGTTGGATGAGAAAGCTGGAGACATTGAAAAGCATCCAAGTTTTGTATCCTCCACTTCATGGCAAGACGATCAAGAAGATGGTGTCTCAACTAAGAAGACAACTGGGCGACTTTCACCATCTGATACAGATGCCAAATGTGAAAATGTCAGTGTAATGGCACCTAAAACTGCGGTGCAATCCATATCTGCTGAATCCAATCAGGAGAATGATGAAAACTCATCTCTGGTGTTTGGACTCAGCCGAAGGTTACTAGCAAATGGTTTGTATAAAAAAGTTTCACATCTCCATGATGAGAATACAGAACCTGCTAGTTCTATGAACGCCGGTGAATTGGAGCAATTTAGTGGGCAACATAGGGTTGTGAATGAAACAATTCCTGAGACAACTTTTGAAGAGCAGCTTGGACATTGCTCTTCCGTATATTCACTTACTTCTTCGCCGCCACTAGAACATATGAAAATATCTTTCCATCCTCTAAATGGCTTAGAGACTTCCAAACTGAAACTAAAATTTCCTGACAGAAATCAAGGTTTTGAAGGCATGAGAGACATATTTCAATCATTCCAGTTGGTCCCTGAGCCTGATATTCCTATGAATGACTTTGGTTTTGAGTCTGATGATGACACATTTTGTAGATCATCTCCTTATATTTCAGACGATTGCCACAGCCTTCACTCCGAGTCAAATTCGGAGCGGTGGGAATCTGGTGAAACCCCCAAATGCAAGGATCTTGAACTATATGATTCCTTTTGTGGAATCTCATCAACTGAATCTGTATATAGCTCTCTGGAGCTTGGGGGAGCGACCAATAATGGCATCCACATTGATGGTGGAATTAGAAGTGCAAAAATGGGGAATGACGTTGAACCTTCTTTGTCTGGTGGTTCTCTACTTGATCTTCCCAACTTTGATACTGTGAACCCTATGCTTCAGCAAGTAACGGATGAAGGTTCTAATCTCCTCAAGTTGGAATGTTCTGGACAGCCTACCCCTCAACTGCCACCTCTCCCTCCGGTGCAATGGCGGGTATCAAAACCCCATTTGGATGAAATAGAAGGCAAACAAGATGATGTATCTGAAGCCCTTACACATGCATCTGATCCGAAATATATTGGATCTTCTGTGTCTCAGCAGCCTAAGCCATCCCCTGAAAAGCAACAACAAACTATTAAGGAGGCTGTTGCTATAGAACAACTGGGCAAG CAAGACCAGCAGAAGTTCAATGAGCAGAAGGAAGCTAATCAAGCTACGAATGTCAAGGAGATGGATGAAAGAGAAGATTTTCTACATCAAATCAGGTCAAAA TCGTTTAGCTTGAGACGCACAATGACACCAAAGCCAACTCATACACCAGGACCCGCTACAAATGTCAAAGTTACTGCAATTTTGGAGAAAGCAAATGCTATTCGCCAG GCTGTTGGGAGTGATGATggggatgatgatgatgataccTGGAGTGATGCTTGA